The genomic interval GCCTTCATGTCACACTTTGTTACTTTGGCGTCAAACGACTTTAAGACACATTATTACttgttgaaaaatattaaaatatgctaaaaAAAAGATGTTTATATTGTTGAAAATCCATATTGTTTTCTACTAACTAAAACATTTCTTAGTAGGGTTAAGAAGAAAGAAACCCCAGTACCAAAGGGATATAAGGAGCGTTATGCATTCGAAGACAGTTCTGATGATTCACAAGACCATCCTAAGGTAAGAACAAAACCTCTCGTACCTTCAAtcttcaataataatatgataattaataataatataattaataaatataataatataattcaatAGTAATAAGCAATATTATTCTATTACTTCAGTTGACTTAGCGATTGTCGCAACATATAAAACTCATGATTTAACAGCTGCACTTTGTATGGAGATGCTTAGTGAGGAGCTAGCAAATAAAATagtgtaattactaattataattatcataattTGGGCTATACTTTTTTATCTGGGTGTATTAAGGCGACTGAATAGTaatctgaactcattttcaaGCTCATTTTGCTTGAAATTAGTTCAGATTTCTAATTTTACTCTGTCCATGGAATGAAGTTAGTATAATGCTCTATCTGTCATATAATCCAGTGCAAATGACAGAGTCAAAAATCTCGGAACCATTTTGAGTCTCCAACCACCAACCAATATCTCAACTACTTCCATTCAGTTTTTTGTTTtcctattatttaaaaaaaaacctgtaatTTACACAGCTTATTCGCCAGCTACTCGAATGTCAAGAAAAGGCGGTCGGTGTGCTCTTCATTAAAGTCATTTGTGTAACAGCCATCACCAGGCGACAAGAACGTGTCGGTCCGCCGCGCCATGGCTATGAAGGAGCCGCCGCCCTTGCCCAGCGCGCCGCCGCCCAAGTCCAGTCGCGAGCCCGACCCGCCCGGCACCGAGGCGACGCACGCCGCGCACCACCAACAGCACCCACACGCACCGGTAAATACTTCTACTGCTACTCGGTCAAGTTTGTACCTCGCGCCGATTGCGTCagactaaaggtgcccacgcactcaaactgaactgcagctgaactgcacgtcgcggcagcgccccacACGATATTCTTTCCAGCcagagagaatatcgtgcggggcgctgccgcgacgcgcaattcaggtgcagttcagttcgagtgcgtgggcaacCTTAACgcttaggtacggtatgcgaaccgtactgacgcaACAAGACGACCGCGGATTCACTTAGCACTAAGCCTTTGCACGCTGCTTACCACCAATAATATCCACATGCATTAAACTGCCTGTTCTGTTCTTTGGCCTACCAAGATTATTCCAGACGCTAAGCTCATTCCGGAGATATCGAtcgaagtttttaaaaggaGCAAAAGCTTTAAAACCATGCAAGAGCATTTTAACTTAAAGATCGTAACGGAATGTTTCCAAGATATTCTGATTGCAAAATTATCGCCTTACGAGTATATTGACAAATCAAACTGAAAATCAACTATTCAACTATAATCAACAAGAAAATCTACTATTAGTAAGTCATGGGCATTGAGATGCAGATCTAAGTAATCTATATTGACAGACAGCAAAAGTTTTCTAAGAATGTCAAAATGTTTcattggcaatttttttttacagccGGTCCGCAAAGGCAACATAGTTCTGGACAAATTCGGATCGTTCCGGCTGGCGCAAGAGGGCGAGACGCCCGTGTCGGTACCGGACGGCGGTCGTCCGGAGCAGTTCGTGACGCGCATCAAGCCGCCCACGCCGTCTGCGCGCCGCCCGCGCTCCCCGCCCTCCCCGCGACGACACTCCTCCAACTCATCCGATGACGGACGACGATCGCCCAAACGATCAAGGAGCAGgtaattttcaaagttttatttatttatttattaaagatttaataaaaagagaacattttacaccaaactttgtagaccaaagcactagataaaaactgagactaGTATTTGTTGCGGCCCAAATAGACTGTAGTTTGTGCTCGGgctgacaaaaataaaaatcttaaattaacACTTCCAACAGAATTCCACAAGTTTTTAACCATTCCATTAGCGCTTAGGTTAGGTTTCCATTGGTTTTGGGGAGAATTTTGAgcaatttagatttttgattAGTTCGTTCCATACCGTGGGCTCCGCATTTGTCATGAATAGTTTAAAACAATTGAACAATCCATTGTCGATTTTCATTTGATTGTTTTTTGTGAAGATGAATCAATTGACAATCGATTGTTCAATTTATCCAGTTATGCTATTAACTGTCTAAGCTTCCTGTCTTAGCTACTAGTGTAACTTTGCTGGTAAAGAAAAATATGGCAGTTTCACAATGTCTAAATCTGTTTATAGTATGCATGTGAAAGACAACAATTATTAACAATGTCATTttcgatttattttttatatattattgtgATCTACATTAAAATTCTCTACTTTTGCTTAGGTCCCGTCCACGAAAATACCGCTTCCGCTCCGGCTCTCGGTCGGCGTCGCGGTCCGTGTCGAGCGCGAGCGGCTCCGTGGCGTCGAGGCGGCGTCGCTCCGCCTCCCCGCGCTCCCGCTCTCGCTCCGATGCCAGCCGCTCCTACTACTCGCGCAGTCGGTCACGTTCCCGCTCCGTTTCTAGAGATCGGTAAGTGGAAGTACTATAATATGGTTTACTAAAGCGTCTTTTTtgctaacaaaataaaaagtgaaGTAGTCGCGTACAGTTTTAAGAACCAGAAACCTAAGGGCTTATAAGAGTATTCATGCAGAACCGTTGTAACGCGCGTTTGGCGTAATGTACAGATTTATTCGTAGAGACCGCGGTGGACGCCGTCAGCCGCGTTCCCACTGCGTGTGGCGAAGTGTGATGATTGTGGTGCAAGGTTGTTCGTGTGCTTCTGCAGGCAACGCCGCGCTTATCGCTGTGGGTACCTCAATCAGCGTCTCCATAAACAAAATGGCAAAATGAGCGTTAAAAATAATTCTTGTATCACAGAATGCGACGATTCAATCGGCGAGGCAACTGGCGCGGTCGCGGCGGCTTCGAGCGCGGCACGTACTACCGGCCGCGCTTCCACACCTACAACGGCGGCGGCAACCGCGGCCGAGGGCGCGGCGACTTCCGCCGCGACGACGGGCGCCGCTTCCAGCACGAGTGGCGCGACAACCGCTCCCGAGGCGGGCGCCCCTTCCGCCCcaggcgcggcggcggcggccgaGGACGACCGTTCAGGTATGAGTGCCGACATGGTATGCATAACAAAACATATGGTTCATCCAATTGACCCCACATGCCAACCGCTGAAAGCGAATTTTCATACGAAATAAGTTATTTCTGGACGGAGTGTGACGTGCGCAACATCCGCTATTGGTTTGCTGTCATATGACGTCAAttctacctacatattatttagtCTGTGTTCCTAGAGTTAAACTCTAGAGTACACACAAATCACGCGCACTCATAACTTTAGAGAGTGTGTGTATGCGTCCCCTTTTCGCTCATGCCTCTAAAAATTATCTCTTGTCTATATTAAACGTAATATGAAATAAGTACGCACAGTTGATGACTCCTCCAGCATACAAtcctagtattaaaatatttgtcaTACTAACTTTTAGAAATGATTTGTTGCAGAGGTGGATTCCGCGACTTCCGCGATCGCCGCGTCATCGGCCGCTACTCGCGCTCGCGCAGCCTCGACAGGACTCGCCGCTCCCGCTCCTACAGCCCCGAGAGAAGGGATAAGGAAAGGGACAGGTTGGTCcttgtaaattaatttacctTTTTAGTTTGATTACCTAGTTAGATTAAATTTTAACATTTGACTAAAGACTTGTCGACTTTTTGTTTCATAGTAGTAAGTAAAGCTTGAcgagaaatataaaaaacttactCTGGGGGCgccattttacatttttaattgcAATAGTCAATTAGTCTTGTGTAGATAAATTAGTTCCACTAGTTTTCCGCAATATggcatagttttttatttttctggtcaTGGTGCATTgtgtagtttagttttttttgattgcCCAAGATTAAAAATCTGTATCAATTCAATTTGTAAAGGTTTAAAAATGTGCGTcgaattaaaaactttttttttgaatttgtgTACACTTCaattttccttagtttgcttaaaagataaacaaatcacaGAGACCTCGCAACGTGTAAGCAAAGCGATTTTCTCGGTGCTTTAGACCTTGTGGAATTAGATTTTTCACTCATATCATCgcaaactgacaatgaaatcattgTCAGTTCGCGAACGAAAGTCGTATGGGCTGCTATCGTtcgcctcttacgcatttcagcgagaagctatttgtttgtttaccttttaagtaaactaagaaAACTAAAGTACAAGTGCCTCTTTAAAACATCTTTCAGGCTTCCTGTACACGAAGCCGGAGCCGCACCAGCGGCGCCGGAACGCAAGTTAGTGTAAAcaaatactaattataaatcTCATTTGACCTTCCCGGGGCCGTCTTGGTGCCGCTCTTTTGTTACCTAGAAATATAGATTTCAGACTCTTATCCCATAATACCTCccctatcttgcaataaattaaTCCGTAATTCACAATTAATCTCgcccattataatatttatttacaattgtACGTGTAAACTTTGCGCTGGCGCCGGCGCCGGTAACAATTTTTATTCGTTTATTTCACTCACTACAGGAagccttagtttttttttaaaacaaataaattcgaGCCGTTCCACTATGATTGAGTAACCCCTGCCAATAGAATCGATTCATTCTTAGTTCATCCATAGTCTAGTAgaaaaattttcaatgaacttTACCTATAATGAATGGACGTTGTCGAGATTTGAAACTCAAATTCTCAATTAACTGCCATTCTAATAAGTTGTAAAGAAAATCCATCAATAGAATAGCTTCCTTCTTAGCTCATCCTTAGTAGAAACTCAATGAActataaaaaatgattttatttattaaatattactagtgtaaaaaaactagaaatttGTGTAgacaacacaaatttcaaacccctattttaccccataattgctatctgtatgccaagcagcccgatccgtccaatagtttgagctgtgcattgatataCATCAGGGAGTCAGTCAATCAtccttttgtatatttagatttattcaaaGATGATATAGACATTTGAAAAGTCTCTCAAAGCCTCCGATGGGAAGGCAGCATAAAAATTCACATAGTTTTATCAAATTGGATTGAAACAGAACAGTTTCCAAGACAAGTCCGGGGCATTAACTTCAACTTGCTTACACACTGTACTCTAGCGATTATTACAGTTACTCTTGTTCTGAACGCGACAGCCACCGCAGCGAGGGCGAGTACGAGGAGGAGCGCTACGTGGACCGCAAGGAGTACGACGGCAAGTGGGCCGACGGCAACGAGCCCGAGCCCAGGCACGTCGAAGAGAAACCGGAGGAGCCTCCCAAGGAGTAGCCTAGCAGGCGACTGCACCACACCACCGCCATCACTAGTTCACGCACGGCCCTCGTCAGTCTTTATGCCTACTCTGAACATAGCCGCGTTCACATACGCGCAATTTTCAGTAGGGTTTAGTATAAGATTAAGATTTTACGTTGATAAGATTCGAGCGTTGAAAAATATTAGCACGAAAGAAAAATTGACTTTTAAAGTCCATATATATCCGCTGCCAGTGCTCCAAGCGAGAGCATTACGAAATTGAAATCGGTAGTGCTGAATTGTTGGCTTTAAATCCAAGATGTTTAGGTACTTTTTACTCTAACATTGGTTAGAGCGAAACGTACGTTCGGAGCGGCCATTAAGATTGACGAggactataatattttaagtttagAGTTAACAGCCGTCCTAGTACCAAACTCGTGCTGCATATTTGCATTATGTTAATGTCATCACAATGGGGATTTTATAGTTAACtacaatatttttcattaaaaaaaaattaaaattgtgacGAACGTTGAAAACGAAATACGACCTTGAATAAGTAAATGTACACAGTTATATTTAAGTTAATTAACTAGGCAGCAAATAGTATGTCGAAATTTTGACGTCAAAAGGTTAAACTTTTCTTTTGCGAGTTACAAACAAAAGcaaaataaagcttttattacttattcaatttacgtattattatttagttttttctatctttttatttttcctagagtgaaaatagataaataaccCTTTGATCGGTGTTAACATCCCTATTGTTGTTTTATTGGATGAATCTATAAGATTTGTAAAAATTGTACCTAAGGAAAGAGAATCGATCAATCAGAAAAAATGCCATTGTTTTGCATTATTGCTGTCAGTTTGGTGCTAGGGCCACAGTGTATTGTTAAGGTGCTTTGTAACCACTATTATTGAttagttttgtaaatattagATATGAAAATATGTGacatatttttcatttattttctcaATACCCAATAAATAATGCAATTTTGTTCATATTTTCTTTTGTGTTACATCATATAACTGTGTTGGTAAATTCATTTTAGATGATAGTCACTAATCCAAAATACCATTCCACATTTAGAATTACTACTAAGTAAACTATTCTACTATATATTCAATTTTTGCATTTGTGTTTTTAGTGTGAATATGCAATATAAATCTTTGAATGGAAatctgtttgttttttttttattataatattactgtccCATCACAAAGATATGAGTTTtggatgaaataaaaaaatactgcaATCTGGAATCTCAATGTTCTCCTATAGACAAAATGAACAAAGGTTTAAGATGAAAGCTTGTGTAATGGAGAAAACCGCATCAAAAGCGAGCAACATACTTTATTATGGCTAGTtctgttgtaacttgtaacacAATCTAAAATGATAGTTAATATCACGAGGCTCGAAGCGTGAGATAAGTACTCATCACCCTGCGTGTGGTACTGAAGCATCCCACCTCTAATGTACCCACTGGAATAAATCAGTTACCAATTTAGTGCAATACTAGTAGGGTTGAATTCACTCTATGATTCCAGATGCAAAAAAAATCTTGTTGCACTAGTTTCCGTCCAGTAGGTACTTCTTGctgacagttaaaaaaaaaaaattagttgtaGAAATGAATAGAAACCaacaaaaatctaataaaatttatttaaatataaataagtaataaaataaaaaagacagcCGTTCCAGTGACTTTGTAATTATTATCCTTATACTATATGcgcttcttctttttcttatttatattCTTGTTCGTTTTGACTACATTCCAGTACCAGAAGAGTTGCAAGACCAAGGCTCCATTGGCGATCGTTGATACACAATATGTGACTATTATGATAAAATCCCCAGTTTCTTGTATAGAAGTGAATATTCTTGCAATACTTCCTCCAAACAAAAGGAGGCAGGTAACAGCAGATAGTTGGCCTGTACTTCCATTCTTGTAGTTTGTTATCACTTGGATGGACTGTGAAAATGAATACAGTTATTAGGTTATTGCagttaaattatataaaaagtatgaatatatttcggagagtgtgcacaggaacttttcgatcttgaccccccttcaccattttaccaccgaaccgcaagacgtcgggcgagtttccatccttatgtcgtcgacattccatctacacgcacgaaacgttttgcgtcttcattcctcatatgcatggctaaggtttggaatactctcccgcgatctgtgtttcctaccaattacaatccgggtatctttaaaacaagagtgaataggcaccttctaggtaaacgcgttccatcttagaccacatcatcactttccatcaggtgtgattgtggtcaagcgcttgcctatagtgaataaaaaaaaataaaaaatgagatCCAGGATTCTATTAGGAAtaagacaaaataaaaattcaagtcTGCAATTTTTCATCTCTCTGTAATGTATTCCTCATTGTTAAGAGTTGTGAGGAATTGTGATCCCTTCTTATTCCTTACCCTTTTGTCTACGCAATTTAAAATTTCACAGTGAGTACTCAAACTAAAaagtacaaagtaaaaaaaaaactacattttcCAGGGAGGGTTcacaataattgtttttttccCTGATTTCTTCATGATTTATGAATTGATAGCTTGTACACAAAGCTTTGTCTATGTATCAGAAATCACTTTGTAGTTTTGCATCCACACTGATCATGGCTATCCAGTCACTAATCCTTATATGCAATATCAAATCATTTACTTTACCTTAGCAATAACTATGATAGGAACATTAATAGCTTGCATGGTCCATAGTACATCTTTGGGTGTGTAACCACTGACTACTGCGGAGACGAGCCCCACATAAGTGGCAAGGAAAGCAGCAGCTTTGCCGGGCGCTCCACCGTAATGAAGCACCAGTGATGCAATGATTGCTGTCTGTATTGCTAAAAATGTACCTTCTCCCCAAGCACTGTAAAATGAAAATTACGATACAGTAGGTAACAAAGCAAAAAACTAAAATAGGTGAGCAATGAAACCTATTTTAATCCTTCctaaaagattatttttttacatttatttattgtttatacaaaatgttaaaaatcagAGAACACAGACGTCCTGtaaatatagataaattattattttataagataaaataaagttatagGATGCTAAAAGATCCTAAGTTATCAGGTGGCCAGAAAAGCAAATGTTAAATCTATAAATGGGTTCTTTGTTACCACCTACTACActactataaatattatgatgttgaaAGTCACAAAAACTGACCATGACAACATCTAAGAAGcaagaatttttattaataaattttattaatacctatagactaataattactataataattttacctATAGACTAAAACATTTACCTAAAAGGGAAGTTCATAATATAACTGTAAGCAAAGTTTGCAGTTATTGCAAATAGTTCCAATAAGactccataaatatttattcctTCAGCACTTTTACTTCCAAGTATTTTCAGAATCTGTGGTACTTTTACCAGTATCGAGCCAGCGATTATACCAATACCGAGTCCTTTGCTTAGCGTAGCTTTGAAACATGGTTCTGAAAACAGGAAAGcatgtaatttttaattaggtatgtcCGTATGTACAACATGCTTTTACATTATTGACAATGTAATGTACCATCGAGAAAGTtgtatttgataaaatattcattgTAACACTTTTCCGATAGGACGGACAGTATCAATCCTTTTAGAAACTCAGCCATTATATTGATTTTATCACTAAAACCCGGAGGTTTTATGTAAGAACGTTATCACTTTGAGTTCACTTAGATAATACTATTTAATACATTATGAATAACTCTCGAAGACTATATACTGTTCAAAAGAACACTTGTGAAGttatataaaatgtaattataaGGAAATTAAAACACTgcagtttaataaattaaacttgaaaactGAAAAGAGCAAATGAATTTCAAAAAGATCATTGGCCGTTTGACATTGACATCGATGACGTTGATGACCGACGTACACTTTGCTTTtcgtttaaaaattttaacaatcATGGGCCTTGGGCAAAAACATCACTAAATGAATATAAGTTAGTTACTTTAAAAATGAAGTTCAAATTACGAGAAACTAATATTTTggttgcttatttttttttattgaaaatattacaataaaacttaaagctagccttatctaattactatacaaatcatgcccgcgtggaatggtgccaagaatactggctgcatttccgcgttggacagccaggctgatccgttgcgcaaaaaatgagccagcccttctgtcacccgatgaggctattaaacgcggttgcttataattttaaatcttCTATATTTTCTTCATAATAAGGTCTCTTCTAATGAAGGGGGATCTCCTGCGGGATGATTTGCCATGTTCATACCTGTTCAATACATTGAAGCAGAGCTCATTATTTGATGTTGGTcgattctacattgctgcttctctgagtgaatattaaaataattaactattcGTAGGAAACCTTCCAtggattcaaaataaatgtcaaaactCGGTGGCTATCTTGCACACTGAGGCTaactatagagcgtactttgactttgttcagcagttaaaaagagacagatttatatcagcTATATAatgctatctcgttttaacagtgtcttaagtcagaGCTAACTGCtaattcaaagtgcgctctgtagatcactatagatctcaacctgagAGCGAATCACGCGCAGAATCTTGGACATTGATAAAATTCTTTTGTGGTGGTGCACAATAACAGTGCACCCACATTGGCGCACCACGATTTCCTTTTAAACCATCCTACGCCCAGACGGCCACTCTGTCCCATAGTATGGGAACTATTTCCCATTCCGCTAGTCCAGAGTCTATACTCTGGACTAGCGGGATTCGCCAAAATATGATTCGAGATTAACGAGTAGGTACGCGAATTGTATGGCCGGCGGAAATCGTATCATTCCGCACATATATCACTTTCGTCTTAACCTGAATGGTTGGCGCAAATATcttaaagtttttcaaaaatttattatgtacctagctCTTTTTTTCTCTGGGAGAAATAAAACACAACTTAGGGTATAGGTAGTTTGAgtctttattaaattttataagaTGTTGTTtgtcattatattatttagatcttGTGCTTGTAGTATTTTGCAGAATTCTATACTAATTAAGTCTAAAGAGAATAATGCAAAATATATTTCCGGCTGTATGAgagaaataattacttaatgaaATATAATCATTTAGACATTAATTGcgatagtaaataaattaacgtCAAGTTTAATAAGAATGTATCCAGAACGcgcttcatacaaacgaagtttgattCATATTAGGGTATTAAATAGTCAAACTCAATGTTtctttatacagggtgttttaGGTACTCAATATAAATCTTTGAACCGATGCAATTCTGAAATTATGTTTAGTTATACGGAACTCTCAACTTGTAACAACCAGACAGTGTCCACGTTGAATATCATcggtttataataaaataagaatcaAATTTTGTTTGTATGGGACACACTCAAGAGCGCTCGAAGCAATATCCCCTTGGGGATATTCGATATGCTATGTAGGCCGGACGCCCATTAGCGACTACTATCTGGGCGATTGCTTTCGAGACCAAGTGACTGTTTTTTAACAATAGCCTTCAGGCGTTAAAATAGAATTAGAATAATCCACAGAAAAATGCAGAATAATCCATATGCTAAGCTATGCTCAAATCCAGAAGCATTTGAGCATAGCTTAGCATAGTTTGAATTTCTTGAGACGCCATGGCTGCAAGACGCAGTTAAGACAGGGGCGCATTCCTTAGGCAGGTGGGTTCTTACACAATAAGCATAGAGTTATTACGGCCAGAGTAAGCAAATGATTTAATGCCTGTGAATTGCACGCTACTGAAGAGGATAGTAGCCAATGAGCGCCCAGCCTTAGCCATTTATCgtaatagattaattaattaaatcgaTAAATACATTTTACCTATCCCAATTAGGTAGGCCTTTcataataacattttaattttaagaaaacttGACAATATGCTGCTGTTCTAATGCAAGGctggatttttataaaatctaacctacttaattataataatctaaACGAAGTATATTGACACAGTTATGAATATAAAGATTCTATAATttcatttatataaaaaaaatctactttgATGTTGCTGTAGGTATGTACATTCCACCATTGAATTACcatttcctttttctttttatctgACGCGGATCGTATTTGTCATTTGATTAATATAAAACCTGAATATTCTCATTAATCTTTTGACTAACAGCTAATgctgtatagtacgcgacagattgagatggcaatcggctcacccgcagcgggttagcgtaGGCGCTGAGCGGGTGTGCGGAAGgaccccaccccggttgccatctcaacctgtcccGCTCTGtagttgtaattattattagtctgaATCTTATTACAAACAATTATTTTGTTcttcaaaaatatttgtttaatgaaaactagctgacgctAATTGCAATGTACGTTGACGgtactatgtcagaaaccttccCGTAAGTactaacaacaactgtacaaagtttcatcgCAATCGGCTGAATAGTCTAGAAACGCATAAGGAGCAATCAAATAAAGATACATTCATTTTTATAGAGATAATATAGTCGTAATCTAGGTCTGAATCACTGGCGTTGCAATGCAACTCGCGTGCCGTCTATCATGCGTTGAGGGTACGTACTATATCAGAAGtctcaacaacaactgtacaaagttctAGTAAATGAACAATGCGCGAATAgataacgaacagacagacagacgaacattaataattatatatatattacagTAGGCGTTTTGTTCTGACACtgttttagtaggtactaataattACATAAAACCAGAGATAATTTTCACTTTGCAAGAGTAGCagaagaatttttttaaagttctatACTACTTTATAATCGAACGAAATTGATACTTTCACACTAATGTCAACTGAAGGGCAATCCTCTATTACAATCAATGCTCTTAAAAATATGATATGTTACAAGTCAAGTTTGAAGGATGGGTATTGTTGAGCTTGTCCAGGTATATCAGCATTGCGAAGAGCTTCTAGGGGCAGAGCTCGGAAATGGCGATTATTTACTGACGGACAGTGTATGCCTGAATTATATTGATGTCAATGTCATTCATACTACAACACTATCAGTTTTCAGCATTGCATATGGTGCTTCATAAGTATACAATGACATCTATGCAG from Maniola jurtina chromosome 1, ilManJurt1.1, whole genome shotgun sequence carries:
- the LOC123877192 gene encoding mannose-P-dolichol utilization defect 1 protein homolog, whose translation is MAEFLKGLILSVLSEKCYNEYFIKYNFLDEPCFKATLSKGLGIGIIAGSILVKVPQILKILGSKSAEGINIYGVLLELFAITANFAYSYIMNFPFSAWGEGTFLAIQTAIIASLVLHYGGAPGKAAAFLATYVGLVSAVVSGYTPKDVLWTMQAINVPIIVIAKSIQVITNYKNGSTGQLSAVTCLLLFGGSIARIFTSIQETGDFIIIVTYCVSTIANGALVLQLFWYWNVVKTNKNINKKKKKRI